In Longimicrobium sp., a single genomic region encodes these proteins:
- a CDS encoding type IIL restriction-modification enzyme MmeI, which produces MHPQSPALRALAEKWDAVPAAERANFQPYVTEFCAALGVTVPQPRGSGYEFEYPVTTTDRRTGKDTTNRIDLYRRGHFILEAKHTDAGAGADRVLGAAYGQAKGYAGDVAHGPPPYLMVMNVARTLLVYDRWGGSYGGVNAARRIDLRTLWRSEGDIEFLRAVWENPESLNPAIRGRAVTREVAEQLAKLSASLEGRGMDGERVARFLMRAMFTMFAEDVGLLREKPFQAALQAFV; this is translated from the coding sequence GTGCATCCACAGAGCCCCGCACTCCGCGCCCTCGCCGAAAAGTGGGACGCCGTTCCCGCCGCCGAGCGCGCCAACTTCCAGCCGTACGTCACCGAGTTCTGCGCGGCGCTGGGCGTAACAGTCCCCCAGCCGCGCGGGTCCGGGTACGAGTTCGAGTACCCGGTAACCACCACCGACCGGCGCACGGGCAAGGACACCACAAACCGCATCGACCTGTACCGCCGAGGGCACTTCATCCTCGAAGCCAAACATACCGATGCGGGCGCGGGTGCCGACCGCGTGCTCGGTGCGGCGTACGGCCAGGCCAAGGGCTATGCTGGGGACGTGGCGCACGGCCCACCGCCGTACCTGATGGTAATGAACGTCGCGCGCACGCTGCTGGTGTACGACCGCTGGGGCGGGAGCTATGGCGGCGTCAATGCAGCGCGCCGCATTGACCTGCGGACGCTTTGGCGAAGCGAGGGAGACATTGAGTTTCTCCGCGCCGTATGGGAGAACCCGGAGTCTCTGAATCCCGCCATCCGCGGCCGGGCCGTTACGCGCGAGGTGGCGGAGCAACTGGCGAAGCTCTCGGCGTCGCTGGAAGGGCGTGGGATGGATGGAGAGCGTGTCGCGCGTTTCTTGATGCGCGCCATGTTCACGATGTTCGCCGAGGATGTGGGCCTGCTTCGCGAGAAACCGTTCCAGGCCGCACTACAAGCGTTTGTAT
- a CDS encoding GyrI-like domain-containing protein, whose product MIEAMNEIEPDRIADRLAMLLGGLRRMHSYRDAQASMVAQWDEFVRMVPVPGQQGATTYGVMCGAWPDEQRFEYMCGVEVASLDALPPEYGRMRIPAQRYAVFLHHGHVSTLHSTWDAIWHQWLPRSGYRMANTPEFERYDERFDPQSGSGTVEIWCSIQDP is encoded by the coding sequence ATGATCGAAGCCATGAACGAGATCGAACCCGACCGGATCGCCGACAGGCTCGCCATGCTGCTGGGCGGCCTGCGACGCATGCATTCCTATCGCGATGCGCAGGCGAGCATGGTGGCACAGTGGGACGAGTTCGTGCGGATGGTGCCCGTGCCCGGCCAGCAGGGCGCAACCACGTACGGCGTGATGTGCGGCGCCTGGCCCGACGAGCAGAGGTTCGAGTACATGTGTGGCGTCGAGGTAGCGTCGCTGGATGCGCTTCCGCCCGAGTACGGACGGATGCGCATCCCCGCGCAACGCTACGCCGTGTTCTTGCACCACGGGCATGTGTCCACGCTGCACTCCACGTGGGACGCCATCTGGCACCAATGGCTGCCCCGGTCCGGCTATCGGATGGCCAACACCCCCGAGTTCGAGCGCTACGACGAGCGCTTCGATCCCCAGAGCGGGTCGGGCACCGTCGAAATCTGGTGCTCCATCCAGGACCCGTGA
- a CDS encoding tetratricopeptide repeat protein, producing the protein MREPEARNDPDFRRLILLVDGRRPDLAEREVRDALREFPDAGALHGLLAIALVKQQRDKEAFHTAREGLRLEPFHPWTNQAWAAVHALLPRYQHRRGSIRAVRDALARSPHEPTMHGYLAVAILTRALSRFRKRRLLHEALDVADAGLALEPGHLDCTLVRAQALSALGRADEAREAALRALQIAPEQSAPHTVLGAVELAARNTDRGEKHLREALRINPNDRHAEEKLGVANQNQRCCVALELQLRAWKWPMRLLRAIGVVGTGVGVATGTDVVLMIYCAVCGPFYLLALHPAVWRRLARPESRALLSAPGALRRADVLTARGVIVVCTALVLFIVALANSN; encoded by the coding sequence ATGCGCGAACCTGAAGCGCGGAACGATCCCGACTTCCGCCGGCTGATCCTGCTGGTGGACGGCCGTCGTCCGGATCTGGCCGAGCGCGAGGTTCGCGACGCGCTGCGCGAGTTTCCGGACGCCGGGGCGCTTCATGGCCTCCTGGCGATTGCGCTGGTGAAGCAGCAGCGCGACAAGGAGGCGTTCCACACGGCGCGCGAAGGGCTTCGCCTGGAGCCGTTCCATCCATGGACCAACCAGGCGTGGGCGGCGGTGCACGCGCTGCTGCCTCGATACCAGCACCGCCGGGGCAGCATCAGGGCCGTACGCGATGCCCTCGCCCGCTCGCCGCACGAGCCGACGATGCACGGATATCTCGCCGTGGCAATCCTGACCCGCGCGCTGAGCCGGTTCCGGAAGCGCCGGCTGCTGCACGAGGCGCTCGACGTGGCCGACGCCGGCCTGGCGCTGGAGCCCGGCCACCTGGACTGCACCCTGGTGCGCGCGCAGGCGCTCTCTGCCCTGGGCCGGGCGGATGAGGCGCGGGAGGCGGCCCTGCGTGCGCTGCAGATCGCGCCCGAGCAGTCCGCGCCTCACACCGTCCTGGGCGCGGTGGAGCTCGCGGCGCGGAACACGGACCGGGGCGAGAAGCACCTGCGCGAGGCGCTGCGGATCAACCCGAACGATCGGCACGCCGAAGAGAAGCTGGGCGTCGCGAACCAGAACCAGCGGTGCTGCGTTGCGCTGGAGCTGCAGCTGCGCGCATGGAAGTGGCCGATGCGCCTGCTTCGCGCCATCGGTGTCGTGGGCACGGGCGTTGGCGTAGCCACGGGAACCGACGTGGTGTTGATGATCTACTGCGCGGTATGTGGGCCGTTCTACCTGCTGGCCTTGCACCCAGCCGTCTGGAGACGCCTCGCCCGCCCCGAATCGCGGGCGCTGCTCAGTGCCCCCGGCGCACTGCGCCGGGCCGACGTGCTGACCGCGCGTGGAGTGATCGTGGTCTGCACCGCTTTGGTCCTCTTCATCGTCGCCTTGGCCAACTCGAACTGA
- a CDS encoding DinB family protein, which produces MSTDSLRSHLVRLLDWQDAHATFDAAVQGIEPEFQGIRPPGLPHSAWELLEHLRFTQRDILDFCRDPGYVEPKWPDDYWPPSAAPPSPDAWNHSASAFRDDRGALKQLAANPAVDLFAAIPHGTGQTILRELLLVADHNAYHVGQLVLLRRALGIWQ; this is translated from the coding sequence ATGTCGACCGATTCGCTCCGCAGCCACCTGGTTCGCTTGCTGGACTGGCAGGATGCACACGCAACCTTCGATGCCGCCGTGCAGGGCATCGAGCCCGAGTTCCAGGGGATCCGTCCGCCGGGGCTGCCCCACTCCGCCTGGGAGCTGCTGGAGCACCTGCGGTTCACCCAGCGCGACATCCTGGATTTCTGCCGCGATCCCGGCTACGTGGAGCCGAAGTGGCCCGACGACTACTGGCCCCCGTCCGCCGCGCCGCCCTCGCCGGACGCGTGGAACCATTCCGCGTCGGCGTTCCGGGACGACCGCGGCGCCCTGAAGCAGCTCGCGGCCAATCCCGCCGTGGACCTGTTCGCCGCGATTCCGCACGGCACCGGGCAGACCATCCTGCGCGAGCTGCTGCTGGTGGCGGACCACAACGCCTACCACGTGGGCCAGCTCGTGCTGCTGCGGCGCGCCCTCGGCATCTGGCAGTGA
- a CDS encoding class I SAM-dependent methyltransferase: protein MTRPPERAGAAPARRIASDFDRLAAFDDGRWDHNRHYHPFLLRSLPVRRESALEIGCGTGEFARLLARHFERVTAIDLSPEMVGRARELSRGVALIEFTQADVGSVALPPESFDCIASIATLHHLPLEDTLVKLSTALRPGGVLLILDLYQPRTVADFAWSAAAWPSDLALRAWHHGRLRDPPDVRRAWSEHARHDVYPTLADVRALGEGLLPGAVVRRHLFWRYSLVWQKPSVRA from the coding sequence TTGACTCGCCCGCCCGAGCGCGCCGGCGCGGCGCCGGCCAGGCGGATCGCCTCCGACTTCGACCGCCTGGCGGCGTTCGATGACGGGCGGTGGGACCACAACCGGCACTATCACCCTTTCCTGCTGCGCTCCCTGCCGGTGAGGCGGGAGAGCGCACTGGAGATCGGCTGTGGAACTGGTGAGTTCGCGCGCCTGCTCGCCCGGCACTTCGAGCGGGTGACGGCGATCGATCTATCCCCCGAGATGGTGGGCCGCGCCCGCGAACTTTCGCGGGGCGTGGCCCTCATCGAGTTCACGCAGGCGGACGTCGGGTCGGTCGCCCTTCCGCCGGAGTCGTTCGACTGCATCGCCAGCATTGCGACGCTGCATCACCTGCCGCTGGAGGACACGCTGGTGAAGCTGTCCACGGCGCTGCGGCCGGGCGGCGTGCTGCTCATCCTCGACCTGTATCAACCCCGGACGGTTGCGGACTTTGCCTGGAGTGCCGCGGCGTGGCCGTCCGATCTCGCGCTCCGCGCCTGGCACCACGGCCGGCTGCGCGACCCGCCCGACGTGCGCCGCGCCTGGTCCGAGCACGCCCGGCACGACGTGTATCCCACGCTGGCGGACGTGCGCGCGCTGGGAGAGGGCCTGCTTCCGGGCGCCGTGGTGCGCCGCCACCTCTTCTGGCGGTACTCGCTGGTCTGGCAGAAGCCGTCCGTGCGGGCGTAA